One genomic region from Ochotona princeps isolate mOchPri1 chromosome 5, mOchPri1.hap1, whole genome shotgun sequence encodes:
- the FZD7 gene encoding frizzled-7 — protein sequence MRGSGAAVSRSSPGLCALLLALLGALPAGAGAQPYHGEKGISVPDHGFCQPISIPLCTDIAYNQTILPNLLGHTNQEDAGLEVHQFYPLVKVQCSPELRFFLCSMYAPVCTVLDQAIPPCRSLCERARQGCEALMNKFGFQWPERLRCENFPVHGAGEICVGQNTSDGSGGPGGGPTAYPTAPYLPDLPLTALPPGAADGRGRSSFPFSCPRQLKVPPYLGYRFLGERDCGAPCEPGRANGLMYFKEEERRFARLWVGVWSVLCCASTLFTVLTYLVDMRRFSYPERPIIFLSGCYFMVAVAHVAGFLLEDRAVCVERFSDDGYRTVAQGTKKEGCTILFMVLYFFGMASSIWWVILSLTWFLAAGMKWGHEAIEANSQYFHLAAWAVPAIKTITILAMGQVDGDLLSGVCYVGLSSVDALRGFVLAPLFVYLFIGTSFLLAGFVSLFRIRTIMKHDGTKTEKLEKLMVRIGVFSVLYTVPATIVLACYFYEQAFREHWERTWLLQTCKSYAVPCPPGHFPPMSPDFTVFMIKYLMTMIVGITTGFWIWSGKTLQSWRRFYHRLSHSSKGETAV from the coding sequence ATGCGGGGCTCCGGCGCGGCCGTGTCACGTTCGTCCCCTGGCCTATGCGCCCTGCTTCTGGCGCTGCTGGGCGCTTTGCCCGCGGGCGCCGGGGCGCAGCCCTACCACGGCGAGAAGGGCATCTCGGTGCCGGACCACGGTTTCTGCCAGCCCATCTCCATCCCGCTGTGCACGGACATCGCCTACAACCAGACCATCCTGCCCAACCTGCTGGGCCACACGAACCAAGAGGACGCGGGCCTCGAGGTGCACCAGTTCTACCCGCTGGTGAAGGTGCAATGCTCGCCCGAGCTGCGCTTCTTTCTGTGCTCCATGTACGCTCCCGTGTGCACCGTGCTCGACCAGGCCATCCCGCCATGCCGCTCTCTGTGCGAGCGTGCTCGCCAGGGCTGCGAGGCGCTCATGAACAAGTTCGGCTTCCAGTGGCCCGAGCGGCTGCGCTGCGAGAACTTCCCGGTGCACGGCGCCGGCGAGATCTGCGTGGGCCAGAACACGTCGGACGGCTCCGGGGGCCCGGGCGGCGGCCCCACCGCCTATCCTACCGCACCCTACCTGCCAGACCTGCCCTTAACCGCGCTGCCCCCAGGGGCTGCGGACGGCAGGGGCcgctcctccttccctttctcgtGCCCCCGCCAGCTCAAGGTGCCGCCCTACCTGGGCTACCGCTTCCTGGGTGAGCGCGACTGTGGCGCCCCGTGCGAGCCGGGCCGTGCCAACGGCCTCATGTACttcaaggaggaggagaggcgcTTCGCCCGCCTTTGGGTGGGCGTGTGGTCCGTTCTATGCTGCGCCTCAACGCTCTTCACCGTGCTCACCTACCTAGTGGACATGCGGCGCTTCAGCTACCCAGAGCGGCCCATTATCTTCCTGTCGGGCTGCTACTTCATGGTGGCCGTGGCGCACGTGGCGGGCTTCTTGCTGGAGGACCGCGCCGTGTGCGTGGAGCGCTTCTCGGACGATGGCTACCGCACGGTGGCGCAGGGCACCAAGAAGGAGGGCTGCACCATCCTCTTCATGGTGCTCTACTTCTTCGGCATGGCCAGCTCCATCTGGTGGGTCATCCTGTCCCTCACCTGGTTCCTAGCGGCCGGCATGAAGTGGGGCCACGAGGCCATCGAGGCCAACTCGCAGTACTTCCACTTGGCCGCGTGGGCCGTGCCTGCCATCAAGACCATCACCATCCTGGCCATGGGACAGGTGGACGGGGACCTGCTCAGCGGGGTGTGCTACGTGGGCCTGTCGAGCGTGGACGCACTGCGGGGTTTTGTGCTGGCGCCGCTCTTCGTCTACCTGTTCATTGGCACGTCCTTCCTGCTGGCGGGCTTCGTGTCGCTCTTCCGCATCCGCACCATCATGAAGCACGACGGCACCAAGACCGAGAAGCTGGAGAAGCTCATGGTGCGCATCGGCGTGTTCAGCGTGCTCTACACCGTGCCCGCCACCATCGTGCTCGCTTGCTACTTCTATGAGCAGGCCTTCCGCGAGCACTGGGAGCGCACCTGGCTCCTGCAGACGTGCAAGAGCTACGCCGTGCCCTGCCCGCCCGGCCACTTCCCGCCCATGAGCCCCGACTTCACGGTCTTCATGATCAAGTACCTGATGACCATGATCGTAGGAATCACCACCGGCTTCTGGATCTGGTCGGGCAAAACCCTGCAGTCGTGGCGCCGCTTCTACCACAGACTCAGCCACAGCAGCAAGGGGGAGACTGCGGTATGA